A DNA window from Helianthus annuus cultivar XRQ/B chromosome 15, HanXRQr2.0-SUNRISE, whole genome shotgun sequence contains the following coding sequences:
- the LOC110910765 gene encoding S-type anion channel SLAH4, whose amino-acid sequence MVHPEIGLEVVIDSSIIKNNEQPTKQTIIKKQENQSMRSQQAIIAKINASYFRICISFGAQALLWKTISEKTEFSQSFDNLFTKLPSTTYFLIWCLALCIFVSLSILYILRCIFHLNMVKAEYHHHIGVNYLFAPWVSWLLLLQSAPKFIFRNKYSYEYIWWPLIIPVIALDVKIYGQWFTTEKRFLSMVANPTSQMSVIGNLVGSHAAIKMGWIESGICLFTLGMTHYLVVFITLYQRFTGNNHIPSRLRPVFFLFVATPSMAALAWKSISGNFDILCKMLFFLSLFLFTSLASRPVMFKKSVKNFSVAWWAFSFPLSFLALASMAYAHQAKDVTATSLALVLSAISVLVFVFLLVCSSLKIDSLLRKPILNFSNES is encoded by the exons ATGGTTCATCCTGAAATCGGATTGGAGGTCGTTATCGACTCTTCGATCATCAAAAACAATGAACAACCCACGAAGCAAACTATCATTAAAAAACAAGAAAACCAATCAATGCGATCACAACAAGCCATAATAGCTAAGATCAATGCAAGCTACTTCAGGATTTGCATATCCTTTGGTGCTCAAGCTTTGTTATGGAAAACAATAAGTGAAAAAACCGAATTTTCCCAAAGTTTCGATAACTTGTTCACCAAATTACCTTCCACCACCTACTTTCTCATCTGGTGTCTTGCGTTATGCATATTTGTCTCTCTCTCTATACTCTACATTCTTAGGTGCATTTTCCATTTAAACATGGTGAAAGCAGAATACCATCACCATATAGGAGTAAATTACCTTTTTGCCCCTTGGGTATCATGGCTTTTGTTGCTTCAGTCAGCTCCCAAGTTCATTTTTAGAAATAAATATTCATATGAATACATATGGTGGCCGCTTATTATTCCTGTAATTGCTCTAGATGTTAAGATATATGGGCAGTGGTTCACGACGGAGAAACGGTTTCTCTCGATGGTGGCGAATCCCACGAGTCAGATGTCCGTGATTGGGAACTTAGTAGGTTCCCATGCTGCCATTAAAATGGGATGGATAGAAAGTGGTATTTGTTTGTTTACATTAGGGATGACACATTATTTGGTAGTGTTTATCACCCTTTACCAACGTTTTACGGGCAATAATCACATTCCTTCACGACTCAGACCCGTCTTCTTCCTCTTTGTCGCCACCCCGAGCATGGCCGCCTTAGCTTGGAAATCGATTAGTGGAAACTTTGATATATTATGCAAAATGCTCTTCTTTCTATCCTTATTTCTCTTCACATCATTG GCTAGTCGGCCGGTGATGTTCAAGAAATCAGTGAAAAACTTTAGTGTGGCATGGTGGGCTTTCTCCTTTCCACTTTCTTTCCTTGCACTTGCCTCCATGGCGTACGCTCATCAGGCAAAGGATGTAACTGCAACAAGTTTGGCACTTGTTTTATCAGCAATTTCTGTACTTGTTTTCGTGTTTCTGCTCGTCTGCTCGTCATTGAAGATTGACTCGTTGCTTCGCAAACCCATTCTCAATTTCTCTAATGAAAGTTGA